In the genome of Calothrix sp. PCC 6303, the window GCGAAGTCAAGAAAACAGTCTCATTAATATATTCTCCGCTATCGGGTAATGTTAATGCTAGGAGATTTCCTTGATAATCCTTTGCCACTGCCAAACCATCACCGATTTGGGCGACTGCCACTACTTCTGGTGTTGCCACCATCACAATCAAAGTAGTTGCCAAATCTACGGCTTGTTTATTGCTAGCAACTGTTTCTGCTTCTACGGCTTCCCTTGCAAATAGTACAGTCTGATTCAGTAGCGATCGCACAAACTCATCATCTAGCATTTTTTGTCTAGTCACATCTTGCAGCGAAATCTTCTCAACCACTGTTTCCACAGCAATCATCGCCCCAACTTTGCCTAAACTAGCCGAACCCGCACCATCTGCCACCGCTGCCACCAACACATTATCTGGCAACACTTGCCAATGGTGAGCATCTTGACACAGCTGCTTATTTTTTACATGACTCGTACCGCAAACAGAAGCGGCTACAACCCGCCAATGAAGCAATTGTTTTGAACTATTCATAAGGGAAATCTACTAAAAGCCGCATTAGCACTTAACAATAATTATGGTTAAACTGTACCCCAACCAATGGGTGGTAGCGCTACTTGATCATCTACTTTTGAGTGGGATACTGCCGACATACTAGCCGACAACCACACAAACATCTCCACAAAATTCAACCCTTTTAACTTTAATGGTGCCCGCACTGTGATCTGACCCAGGCGGCTCATATTAGCATTTTCCACGGCAACTGTAAAAAAAGCAACACGTTTATTTGCTTCATCTAGTTGTAAACGCTGTGCTGCCTTCTCCACAACGTCTTCAAATTCACCCTGTGGCTCACCATCGGTGATCATAAATATCCAAGGACGATAGTAAGCTATGCCATTACTTCGATATTGATTTTTGCGATCAGCAATTAAATCCAAAGCTTTATTGATTCCCGACCCCATCGTGGTCAAACCCTGAGCTGTTAATTGTGGAGGAGTAAACTGATCGACTGTGACAAAATCTTGCACTACATCAACTTTACTATCAAAAGTAATAATTGCAACCTCCACTCTTCTCGCTGCCAACGAATTTTGTGATAGTTCATCCCGAAAACTAATCAAACCTTCATTCAACGCACTTATTGCTGTTCCTTGCATTGAGCCGGAAGTATCAAGTAGCAATACACATGGACAACGCGGTTCTGGGTTTTCCGCAAACTCCACAACTTCATCTAGTGTCAATGTATCAGGTATAACTTTTTGTGTTATATTCGAGTTCAAAGCTATCTTTTCCTTTCACGAAAATTATATAGTTGAGGATCGGCGTTTAGATTGCGGCTAATTTTTATCGTAGGTAGCTTACTTTTAATAAAGAGATCATTTCTGTAAAGGTAACCGTTTTTTTAATCAATTCTTAATCAAAGTAAACTTAGCAGCATTTTGCTTCACATATGGTGGCAGGTTTTACCATAATCATCTATAGACCATATACAATACAATAATTTTCCACCCCTACAGGCAATGTTTTTTAAAATTTTCATGTAGAAGATTTTTATATTCGATGAATTTACCATTAAGTAAATACCGCTATTCAGACATTACCATCTTATCAATACCTAAATAAATACCGAAAGTCAAAATTGCAATTATTCACTAAAATAGAACGATTTCCCATTAAATGTAGTAAACTACCTGGCGGTTAGTTGTGATTCCTTGTAACATTGATGCATCTGTACACTTGGAATTAATTCTAATCAGATCGCAGTGGCTACAAAAACCATGAAGAAGAAAATGACAATTTGATTTATTTATGGCTTAATTCATCAGAATAATTTAGAGAAATGAATACTTCTGGCACATTTACAAAGTTATCTCCACTGAGCTTACTACGACATCTAGCCAACTGCCATGACAGTACATGTGTACGTGTCATATCTAACTCAGTATCTTGGTTAATCTACCTCGAACAGGGCAAAATTATCTATGGAACTCATTCAATTGAACCCTTTGATCGACTTGAGCGTCACTTACGTCGTTTAAGTCAACAAATTCCTGATCTCAGTAGTGAAACCAGGGTTCAATTGAGATTAATGTTTGAAACGGAGGCAGCAAGTTTACCTAATTGGCATCATCAAAATGATGAAAATGAAGCCCTTGTTCCTGAACAACCTCCTGAGTATCAGGCAATCTGCTGGTTAGTGAGTCAAAAGCACATTAACCCCACACAAGCAGCGCTTCTAATTCAAGAACTAGTTAAAGAAGTATTAGAAGAACTATTACTAATAACAACTGGAAACTATACATTAATTGATATTAGCAATAAAATCCCGGTTATTTGCCGGATTGACACAGAAATAATAATTGGAGGCTGTCAGGAAAGATTAAAAGTTTGGCAATCTTTAGCTCCTTATATTTCATCCCCTTACCAACGCCCTTATGTACGTGTCAAATCTACTAAAAATCAAGATAGCTTTCCCAATCTCCAGCAAGATTTAACAACCTGGATGAAAGGATTTAGCCTACGTCATTTGGCGGTGATCACAAATCAAGATGAGTTACAAATGTCTCGTAATTTGCATTCTCACATCGTTAAAGGTGAGATTGTTTTACATGAACCTGACCCACCATTTGATAAATTGCCAAAGGTATTTGAAGGGGTAGGAGATAATCAGTATTACATGGCTGAGTATGCAAATACACAGCTATCAGATAGCAAGCTTTTATCACAACTAAAAGTACCTCAAGGTGTTGCAGAAACGGTGACTCAGCCTTTGAGCATAGTTCAGCGACTATCCCAAACCACTGCTGAACCACAATCCGAGCAACAACAAGTACAGCGGGAAATACCAGTCCCAACCCCAACTACGACTGCAACCAGCCGAAAAGCTTATAAAATCGTTTCAGTAGATGATAGTCCTACAGTTCTTCGGGAAATTAGCCGCTTTTTAGAACAGGAAAATTGCTCAGTGCTGGCAATTAATGATCCCGTTAAAGCCGTGATGTCAATTATTCGGAATAAGCCGGATTTGATTTTGTTGGATTTAAATATGGATGGGATTGATGGTTATGAATTATGTCGAATTATTCGTAATAATTCGATGTTCAAAAAAACACCAATCATCATGGTGACGGGAAATAAAGGACTAGTAGATAAGGTGAAAGCTAGACTTGTTGGTGCATCAGGTTATCTAACTAAGCCATTTTCCCAAGCAGATTTACTGAAAATAGTATTTATGCATCTGACTTAAATGGCTGGCAAAAGCTTGTAATATTTGCTTTTGCGCCTGCTAAATTTATGCAACAGTTAGCATAATATTTGTGAGAAATCATCAGTTAGTAAATTTGACCAGATTAATGCAGGGGTAATCTGAATATGTTTAGATACTTTAATCAAATGTTGCAACTCAATTACAGATCATGAGGAAAACACTAATATGACAACGGTCTTGGTTGTTGACGATACACCCTCTCAGCTAGAGCTAATTAACTCCTATCTTGAAGATAGTGGCTATAAAGTGATCAAAGCTGATAATGCTAAAGACGGCTTTGATATAGCTATGACTAATTTGCCCGATGCAGTGATTACTGATGTTGTCATGCCGGGAATGAGTGGATTTGAACTGTGTCGTCAACTAAAACGTAACCCTGTAACTCAAAAAATTCGGATCATTATTTGTAGCTCTAAGGATGGCAATATTGATAAAGTTTGGGGTATGCGTCAGGGTGCAGATGTCTATTTGACGAAACCTTTTGGGAAACAAGAATTATTAACTGTAGTTCAATCACTGGGATTATAAAGCGTGATTTTCTATTCTATGGTGTCATTTTTGGAGAGCATTCCGTTTTGGAAGAAACACCCTAGAAGGGTATCGCTACACGACCAGAGCCAAAATTCGTGGGCTAGAATCTCCTTATCCCATCAGGTTTCTAGGCTGATGGGTTATTTGCCAAAACTGAATGCTGCCTTTTTTTGTCCGTAGCAGGTTTAAATTAAATTTGCTTAGACTTTATTAAATATGTTTAAGCAATAACACCCTAAATTAGGTAAAATTCAGGGTGAAAGAGAGGAGAAAATTTAAACATGGTTGCTACCCACACAGATTTAAATATTGCTGGTTTAGAAGCTGAATATAGTCAGAAAACACCAAAGGAAATTCTGAAACTTGCTTTAGAAACATTTGATAATATTTCGATTTCCTTTAGCGGTGCTGAGGATGTAGTTTTAGTTGATATTGCTTCAAAAATTACTAAGAACTTCCGTGTTTTTACACTCGATACTGGAAGGTTGCATCCTGAAACCTATCAATTTTTGGATCGAGTAAGAGAGCATTATGGGATTAAATTAGAGGTGATGTTTCCTGATGCTGCTGAAGTTCAGGCTTTGGTGGAAGAAAAAGGAATGTTTAGCTTTTATCAAGATGGTCACAAAGAATGCTGTGGTGTACGGAAAGTTAGACCATTACGTCGTAAATTAAATACCCTTGACGCATGGATTACTGGACAACGCAAAGATCAAAGTCCGGGAACTAGAAATAGTATTCCTGTCATTGAGGTGGATACAGCTTTTTCGACACCAGAACATCAATTGATTAAGTTTAATCCTTTGGCAAATTGGTCTTCATCTGAGGTTTGGGAATATATTCGCGCTTTGGGTGTACCTTATAATCCTTTGCATGAAAGGGGTTTTGTGAGTATTGGTTGTGAACCTTGCACTAAAGCTACATTGCCCAATCAACATGAACGGGAAGGACGTTGGTGGTGGGAGGAAGCGACTCAGAAAGAGTGTGGATTACATGCAGGTAACTTGCAGAAGTAATTTATCGATGCTCAATTTGTGAAATAAGCATCATATTTGATCACAGAGAGACGCGATGTATCGCGTCTCTACGTGGTTGTGTACCTAATTTATCTGAAATATGCTGTATAAATCAGGAAGATATTTATTTATGTACATACATCAACTTCCCGTGTCCTCTGGTTCATGCCATAATCCACAGAATAGATAATCCAAAAACTATATTCAGATGGATACTTTTTTTGCGGCATACGGTTCGTTAATTGTGTCGATGGTACTGGGGTCGCTTTTGGGACTATCGCTATATTTACCAATAATGGCTGGACAATTGTCTTTGGCAAGTCCAGGTTTTTATGCTTTGGGTGGTTATGTTGCGGCAATTTTATCGACAAAGGTTTTTGTGAGTGAGGGGTTGTTTCCAATTCCGCTGCTACTACTAGAAATGTTGATTGCGGGAGTTTTATCGGGTTTGCTGGGGATTGCGGTGGGGATTCCTGTTCTGCGACTGCGTGGGATCTATTTAGCGATCGCTACTATTGCTTTTGTGGAGGTTTTGCGTGTAATAGCTCTAAATATCAGTATAACTGGTGGTGCTACCGGAATTCCCACAATTCCTCAACCTTTTTCTAGTCCCATCGAATATCTTTGGATTACTTTGCCATTATTAGTGATCGCTACCATCTTAATTTATCGTCTAGAACGGGTGCGAGTTGGTAAAGCTTTTGTTGCTATTCGTGAAGATGAATTAGCAGCAGGAGCAATGGGAATTAATCCTACATATTATAAAGTTTTGGCTTTTGTTTTAGGTGCTATTTTGGCTGGTGTTGTTGGTGCAGTTAGCGCCCACTTTACTAATACTTGGAACTCTCGTCAAGGTACTTTTGATAGTAGCATTACTTACTTAACTTTTGTGTTAATTGGTGGTTCGAGAACTGTTTGGGGTTCGGTAGTTGGAGGAATAGTTTTTACCTATTTGCCGGAATTGTTAAGAGATTTAGCCAATATAGATGGTTTACCTACTTGGTTATCTCAATTTTTCCGAGATGGTAGATTTATTGTTTTTGGTTTCCTAATTGTGATCGGCACGATATTTTTCCCACAAGGATTAATTACACCTAAACTTTTACAGAAAATTAAGTTATTACGAAAACGGGACAAGTATAAATCACATTCTTGATGTTTTGACGATTTTGCTTTGTTTCAAAAACACAAACATCATTAATTAGAAATATAACTTCTTTTGAATAGAGATTTAAAAATGGAAGATCAAGATACCATCAAACATAGTAAAACTATTTTAGAAGCAAAAAAAATTAGTAGAAATTTCGGTGGATTGATTGCAGTTAATAGTGTTTCTTTTGACGTAAGAAAAGATGAAATATTTGGTTTGATTGGTCCAAATGGTGCTGGTAAGACTACTTTGTTTAATTTGATTACAGGCTTTATCTCTCCATCTGCCGGAAATTTGATTTACCACAATCAAGATATTTCTCGTCTCCAATCACATGAAATTGCCAGTTTAGGTATTGCTCGAACTTTTCAAAATATTCGTTTATTTGGTGAACTTTCGGCAGTAGAGAATGTAATTATCGGTAGATATTTACATACTAAAAGTAATCTACTGAATGGAATTTTTGGGATTCATCCTGCACCCAGTGAGGAAAGAAAAAGCCGACAAAAAGCTTTAGAATTGTTAGAATTGGTAGGTTTATCAGAACGGATTAATGAACAGGCTAAGAATTTTTCCTATGGGAATCAAAGACGCTTAGAGATAGCGCGTGCTTTAGCATTGGAACCGCAAATATTATTATTGGATGAACCAGCAGCAGGGATGAACCCCAGTGAAAAGAAGGAATTGAGTGATTTTCTTCGGGAAATTCGCGCTTTATTTAACCTGACGATGATTCTAATTGAACACCATGTACCCTTAGTTATGGGATTATGCGATCGCATAGCTGTTTTAGACTTTGGACAACTCATCGCTTTGGGGGAACCCGCAGTGGTGAAAAACGATCCCGCTGTCATTGAAGCATATTTGGGAAATGAGTAAATCCAAGTTTTTTAAAATTATCTCTTACAGATTCTTCAATGTTGCTTGATAACTATTAATAATATTGTTTTGAAAGTTCAATTATGATTACCGACTTTAAACTATTAGAAATAAATCGTCTTGATGTTAATTATGGCGGAATCAAAGCCCTGAAAGATATAAACTTATATATTAATAAGGGTGAAGTTGTAACTTTGTTAGGTGCGAATGGTGCAGGTAAAACTACTACCCTCCGTGCTATTTCTAAGGTTATAAATCCGAAGTTAGGGCAAATTATTTTCAACGGACATAATATTACCCATCGTCAAGTACATGAAGTTGTGAAATTAGGAATTGCCCATTCACCCGAAGGTAGAAGAGTTTTAGCAAAGCAAAGCGTTTATGATAACTTGCTACTTGGTGCTTTTGTCCGCTCAGATAAAGCGGGAATTCAAAGTGATATTAAACAGCAGTTTGAATTATTTCCTCGATTAGCTGAACGTCGTCATCAACTAGCAGGAACATTAAGCGGTGGTGAACAACAAATGTTGGCAATTGCTCGTGCTTTGATGAGCCGACCCAAACTGTTACTATTAGATGAGCCAAGTTTGGGTTTAGCACCTGCAATCGTTAAGGAAATATTCAATATTATTCGAGATTTGCGGGTTACAGGGATGACTATTTTATTAGTAGAACAAAATGCAAATTTGGCATTAAAAATTGCTGATAGAGCTTATGTATTAGAAGCGGGTGTGATGACATTAACAGGTATTTCTTCAGAGTTAATTACTGATGAGCGGGTGAAGAAAGCTTATTTAGGGTGATAGGTCGAAATTTAAAATATGGTTAGTAATTCACCAAAACCAAAGGGCAAAGTTCCTGAATCCAATACTTTAGCTGCTATTTTCATTGCTGGAGCTATTGGTGCAGGATTGAAAAAGAAACAACAACAAACAACTCAAAATCTGTGATTCTGGGTATGTACTTCTAAATAACTTCTGAACAAGACATAAACCCGGCATCTTCAAGGTACTGGGTTTTGTTATTTTTGAAATTAGGTAATTATTTATTACCATCCCCAGCTACCTGGAATACCTTTGAAAGGTCCGAGGATATCTTGGGTAATCCAACCTCCATAAAAATTACCGGGTTGGGGTGTCACTAATTCCCCATCGACATAACAAGCGTCCATTGGGTGTGCGTAAAATGCGACATAATTTTTGATGGAGGCAAAATTAGGTGTCGGGTTGGGATAGTACCAAGCAATTTTCTGAACTTCTTT includes:
- a CDS encoding PP2C family serine/threonine-protein phosphatase; amino-acid sequence: MNSSKQLLHWRVVAASVCGTSHVKNKQLCQDAHHWQVLPDNVLVAAVADGAGSASLGKVGAMIAVETVVEKISLQDVTRQKMLDDEFVRSLLNQTVLFAREAVEAETVASNKQAVDLATTLIVMVATPEVVAVAQIGDGLAVAKDYQGNLLALTLPDSGEYINETVFLTSPNALEQLQLRILRQPIVSVGALTDGLQMLAMNMTVQAPHKPFFFPLFDFVANTEDKASAKEQLVRFLRSERITQRTDDDLTLILAALGN
- a CDS encoding vWA domain-containing protein; protein product: MNSNITQKVIPDTLTLDEVVEFAENPEPRCPCVLLLDTSGSMQGTAISALNEGLISFRDELSQNSLAARRVEVAIITFDSKVDVVQDFVTVDQFTPPQLTAQGLTTMGSGINKALDLIADRKNQYRSNGIAYYRPWIFMITDGEPQGEFEDVVEKAAQRLQLDEANKRVAFFTVAVENANMSRLGQITVRAPLKLKGLNFVEMFVWLSASMSAVSHSKVDDQVALPPIGWGTV
- a CDS encoding response regulator yields the protein MNTSGTFTKLSPLSLLRHLANCHDSTCVRVISNSVSWLIYLEQGKIIYGTHSIEPFDRLERHLRRLSQQIPDLSSETRVQLRLMFETEAASLPNWHHQNDENEALVPEQPPEYQAICWLVSQKHINPTQAALLIQELVKEVLEELLLITTGNYTLIDISNKIPVICRIDTEIIIGGCQERLKVWQSLAPYISSPYQRPYVRVKSTKNQDSFPNLQQDLTTWMKGFSLRHLAVITNQDELQMSRNLHSHIVKGEIVLHEPDPPFDKLPKVFEGVGDNQYYMAEYANTQLSDSKLLSQLKVPQGVAETVTQPLSIVQRLSQTTAEPQSEQQQVQREIPVPTPTTTATSRKAYKIVSVDDSPTVLREISRFLEQENCSVLAINDPVKAVMSIIRNKPDLILLDLNMDGIDGYELCRIIRNNSMFKKTPIIMVTGNKGLVDKVKARLVGASGYLTKPFSQADLLKIVFMHLT
- a CDS encoding response regulator transcription factor is translated as MTTVLVVDDTPSQLELINSYLEDSGYKVIKADNAKDGFDIAMTNLPDAVITDVVMPGMSGFELCRQLKRNPVTQKIRIIICSSKDGNIDKVWGMRQGADVYLTKPFGKQELLTVVQSLGL
- a CDS encoding phosphoadenylyl-sulfate reductase, which translates into the protein MVATHTDLNIAGLEAEYSQKTPKEILKLALETFDNISISFSGAEDVVLVDIASKITKNFRVFTLDTGRLHPETYQFLDRVREHYGIKLEVMFPDAAEVQALVEEKGMFSFYQDGHKECCGVRKVRPLRRKLNTLDAWITGQRKDQSPGTRNSIPVIEVDTAFSTPEHQLIKFNPLANWSSSEVWEYIRALGVPYNPLHERGFVSIGCEPCTKATLPNQHEREGRWWWEEATQKECGLHAGNLQK
- a CDS encoding branched-chain amino acid ABC transporter permease, producing the protein MDTFFAAYGSLIVSMVLGSLLGLSLYLPIMAGQLSLASPGFYALGGYVAAILSTKVFVSEGLFPIPLLLLEMLIAGVLSGLLGIAVGIPVLRLRGIYLAIATIAFVEVLRVIALNISITGGATGIPTIPQPFSSPIEYLWITLPLLVIATILIYRLERVRVGKAFVAIREDELAAGAMGINPTYYKVLAFVLGAILAGVVGAVSAHFTNTWNSRQGTFDSSITYLTFVLIGGSRTVWGSVVGGIVFTYLPELLRDLANIDGLPTWLSQFFRDGRFIVFGFLIVIGTIFFPQGLITPKLLQKIKLLRKRDKYKSHS
- a CDS encoding ABC transporter ATP-binding protein, giving the protein MEDQDTIKHSKTILEAKKISRNFGGLIAVNSVSFDVRKDEIFGLIGPNGAGKTTLFNLITGFISPSAGNLIYHNQDISRLQSHEIASLGIARTFQNIRLFGELSAVENVIIGRYLHTKSNLLNGIFGIHPAPSEERKSRQKALELLELVGLSERINEQAKNFSYGNQRRLEIARALALEPQILLLDEPAAGMNPSEKKELSDFLREIRALFNLTMILIEHHVPLVMGLCDRIAVLDFGQLIALGEPAVVKNDPAVIEAYLGNE
- a CDS encoding ABC transporter ATP-binding protein → MITDFKLLEINRLDVNYGGIKALKDINLYINKGEVVTLLGANGAGKTTTLRAISKVINPKLGQIIFNGHNITHRQVHEVVKLGIAHSPEGRRVLAKQSVYDNLLLGAFVRSDKAGIQSDIKQQFELFPRLAERRHQLAGTLSGGEQQMLAIARALMSRPKLLLLDEPSLGLAPAIVKEIFNIIRDLRVTGMTILLVEQNANLALKIADRAYVLEAGVMTLTGISSELITDERVKKAYLG
- a CDS encoding PEP-CTERM sorting domain-containing protein (PEP-CTERM proteins occur, often in large numbers, in the proteomes of bacteria that also encode an exosortase, a predicted intramembrane cysteine proteinase. The presence of a PEP-CTERM domain at a protein's C-terminus predicts cleavage within the sorting domain, followed by covalent anchoring to some some component of the (usually Gram-negative) cell surface. Many PEP-CTERM proteins exhibit an unusual sequence composition that includes large numbers of potential glycosylation sites. Expression of one such protein has been shown restore the ability of a bacterium to form floc, a type of biofilm.) — translated: MVSNSPKPKGKVPESNTLAAIFIAGAIGAGLKKKQQQTTQNL